agccggacgcccaccaagctgtaagcttggtgccttacggcagggggtctggcataaatagagcaaaatcctgcattctcgcaatctcctggcacctaatttaatctttcaaatgaccattttttatgtaggaaattaaagaaagaaaaaaaaaaaaaactcaaagaaatttaatttttttttttatgtcagttttttattttcattaataccttatgcttaaaattcatttacttttaaaggagttttatttCAATAATCATCCGGTTTGTTAcaaatcttgatcgatttattttgcataactaagtgcatttgtaaacaaatgaccccccttttctctctaaagactgttacgcgtatttaaatcatacaattatttctcaagcattgacagaaaattgatatatcctctgattttctctttttttttgtaaactgttcaataagtaggatacataaatcatttggaaatgttatttatttgaggtcgagtcgacaatattctactttcgtttttgaccttgattctctgaacaccacgtgggctttgaaaaaatgaacttcaaaagatactgttttccagattctgaacaatatgatctactacactttctttaatttgactaatattattccataacataagattgttatcctatctgattgtcttcacgttttaaaagccaaaaaaagcTAACGAGTTAATGACCATCGGAGCGTCTCTATTGTTATCCTTCAAtgaccaccggaacgtctctcttgttatctttgaaaagaaacgatgcattctgactttaaatagacaaccaatcagtgacctgaattcatgtgaactatatttagcccaaggtaaacattgacttttcatccttgtttatcgtgaccACGACTTTGCGACAATATACGTCTCTCCgctgcctgtaaacatttgaaaaagatatttttttctttttgaatttatatttttggcagtgaagtagccggcacttAAAAGCACCGTAAGCGGCGGATTTCCGCCGGCTACCGGCTTCAATGGAATGCCCTGCTAGATTGCAGATTTGAGCATCTGTCTGGCCATTGGTCTATAAAACATTAATCAGCATTTAatgatgtttgcttgtcatgttttggaatatttgtcagattttcgaaatcctctggttttatccatttaaatgccTTAAAAATTTTGGCCCATGAacccctatttttctttttataaatcttttacatgtataattataagccatatgtaaaagttttataaaattttatttattttttaatagtttttgagaactttaagtggtcaatgataaagttatgaaaaatcaagagagaacattttccagccaaaattccaatggctaatatttcGAAActagcacattgacccctatatatttttttcttttttttcattcctcaattaatcccctatcaatatatactagttttatggaaagttatttattttgaaactgagcagcgaacttccACAAAGTGTTGATTAAGGAAGTTCTCAAATTTAGCCCTGCTGATACTTGCTCTCAATCTTATATTAGGTGATAAAGTACTTATTTACAGATCTATATTACAAGAAATTGACTAGAAGATTTTCAGGTGATTGAATTTTAATTTGGAAACCTTGCTTTTCCAACAGATTAATTCATTTCCCTTGTATgtggaaaataaatgaaaaatgtactATATTATATTAAAGATAGTTGATAtagagatgtagtatgattgcctatgagacaactatccaccaaagttcaaatgaagtggatgtataTAAGCAATTATAAGCAACTGTATGGcgttcaacaatgaaaaaactgCATACTGTATAGTTGGCTATGAAAGGCCtgacataaagaaaaaaacatttgataaattgataaatttaGCAGCTTATTGATAATGAAACAATTtcccaaaaaaatgaatatgacaAACATTAACCAATtgcaacaaccactgaactacaggctcctgattaaaacatttttgtgtactaattaacattttttaaaatgttctatATATTATTGATTAACAGTATAGAAAAAAGTTAgaaaattattttgtcattttatgcCATTATGCATCTTATGTAAATAATTCTCTTTTCAGTATCCACTCTCCTCAAATGAAGTAGTTGATATACACACAACACATGACGAAGAACCAAGTATTAATTCTGATgaacatattaataaaaaaaataccaagaaagaaacacaaaaggaaTTGAAACAAGGTTTTAATCTTTCTGTATCTAAACCAGAAAAGACAGGAAAAAGTATAACTCCGAAAACATCCAACTCAAAAGAAGAGTATTGTAATCTGCTTTCACAAGAGTATGACACCATTAACCAAGTTATAAATAATGAAGAATTACATATAGATGATACTGATGATTTCCAAGTTCTAGAATCTTTTCATGAAGCACAGAAAAGAtccacaaaaaataaaacaaaaaattctgTTCTTCAAAAAGAAGAAAGTCGGAAAATACTTACAAATAATGATAAAGAGAAAATGCTTAAACTTGAACAGTGTGAAAAGAAGTTGTCCAATATAGAAACAAATATTTCTATAGGACAGGATAAACAAAGTAAAATCAATGGAAAATGTAGAGCTGCTGAAAATCAAACGAAATTAGAAATGACTGATAATAACTATGatacaaaaaaaggaaaacacaaaagtacaaaaaatgcTGTTACTAAAGAAAATGGATATAATCTTGTATCACCAAAGCCTGTTATTATAAACATTGATATTGATGATGCAGAGCGTAATTTTGACTTTAATGATGACATTCAAGTCCAAGAATCTTTTCCAGAACCAAATAAGAAATCTACAAAAAATAAGGGAAAATGccagaaaaaacaaaaaaatagtatTGAGTATAAGTTGTTGAAAGATAAGCATGAACAAAGAGATGAATCAGATTGTGACTTTTATTCAAATTCTGGAAAAGAGAACATTGATGTTAATGTTATAGAAATTGTAACTTCTAAAACCAAAGGCACTAAAAAAGGTGGAAAAGAACCAAAAATATCTTCTAAACTAAATAAAAAGACAAGAAAGGTTGAATCAAAAGATGGACTTAGTGAAGCTTTTGAGCATGCAACAAACTCTTTTGTAAGTGTTGATTTAGAAGATTGTCtggaaaagaaaaataataagcatTATGAAGAGAGAATTGAGAGCAAAATTGGAGAAAAAGcttcaagcaataaaaaaagaATCAAAGGTTTGATTGGAAAAGAGCCAGAATTAAATAAAGATCTTGAAACAAGTTCATCAAAATTGAGACATGATAAATCTAGTGATGACCTAACATGTGTTACATTTAAAGATAATTCATTTCCTGAGAATTCTGTAACTGCAGAACAGCTTCATTCTTCATGGAATGAGGAACTTTCTTTTAATGCCCCAGACATTAAAAAGCAGGCAAAAAATAAGAAAGAAGAAACATTTAACCTTCCAGAAATGCAAGaatttgatgatgatgatgatatgGAACATATTGAAATACATGACAGTAGTACAGCAGTGAAAAATAATATCTCTAAAAAATTTGAAGAATATGATGAATATGAACTTGTGATTGAAGATGACAACAAGTTTCCAAAACAAGTTGAATTTGTAATGCCTGAAAAATACAAAGTAGTATGTAATagcaataaaaaatgtaaacaaatagaGAAAGTAGAAAGTCCAGACTTTGAGTTCAGTGATCAAGATGATGAAGTTCCACATATAGTAAATAAAATAGAACAAGATAAACCAAAGTTAACTAGTGTAAATAAGACCGGGAAAGAACCCAAGGGAAGCAAAATTAGGAAAAAAAGTGGTAAAGATAGTCATGATAGTTCTGATATTGGTACGAAGGATAcaatgaaaaaggaaaaatataaacagaaaaagaaaGGCATTCAGAAGGAAAAATtgaatagaaagaaaaatattgatcCCAAAATTATGGTTGAAGATGAAGAGTCTGATAATGACGTGAAAGCTAATTCATCATACAAATTCACTTGTAAGAAACTTCCTAAGTTTACAGCTTTTGAAGATAGTGGAATAAATGTGGATGATGAAACTCTAGAGGTAACCATTCCTGACAGTTTAACAGAAGGTCTACCATCAAATAATGAAGTTGAAACCAAATGTGTTAAAGATAAAGTAAAGAAAAGGTCAAAGGGAAAACCAATCAACAATGAGGAATTTGATTTCAACATCTGTAAAGGTGAGGAATTAAATGTAGAGAACAGTGATGATGATGAGAAACATAAAACCGAAAAAAGACCAACTGTATCAAAGCTTTACGTTGCTGAAGAATTACATGAAGATGTTGAAAAGGATGATAGCCCTGTTCCTAGTCACCTTTTGATAGAAACTACTATGGAGGAAACAAAAGTTCAAgaaacagtaaacaataaaaacgTGCCAATATCTGATAAAGCAAGAAGTGACAGAATGAGTAAAATAGGAAAATATTCACTTAGAAAAAGAAACAAGGAGAAATTAAAGGAAGCATACAAAATCTCAGATTCTGAAGAGGAAATATCAAGTACACAAAGTTCAAATAGCAATAGAGTAAATGAACAATTACAGTTAACTCCTGATAATATAACAAATTATACTCCAACTCCTgatgaaataacaaattatacTCCATCTCCTGATGATATAACAAGTTATACTCCAAACAATAAAGACAAACACACAACCTTTGAAAttcttgaaaataaagataagACTGTCAGTTTGTTTGATCAACCTAAGCAGTATGGGCCAAACAAAAGAAAAAGTGATTGTGCAATAACACAAAAAAGAAAGTTTTTTCATTCAAATTCATTGTCACAGACAAAGAACAGTCGACACTACACTACAACTACAGTCCAGAAAATAGATTCTTCCTCTTGTTTTGGATTTGAAAGTCCCAGAGATGACCATAGAACTGATAAGTCCCAGAATTCCAAAAGAAGTTTGTTGTTGTTGATGTCTTACTCCCAGTCAGATACTTTGTTACCATGTGAAAAAGGAGATGCTGGTTCTGATCCTTATGACTTTGAAGCTGAATGCAACAGACAGAAAGGCTTGAAATCAAGCAAAGTTCTACAGAAAAAAGGGACTGTAAAATCAAAACAacaaatgtcaataaaaaaagtTAAGGATGATAATAGTAAAAAGCTGAAAGAGAGAAGTAGAAATTTGCTTGAGCATGTAGAACAAACACCATTGACATTATTTAATGATGATAGTATGATagaaaaaacaactaaaaaaaatatacatgacaAATCTAATCATGTCTATAATGGGGAAGGGCTGTCGCCTGATTTTCCTTTGTTTAATGATGAGATAGATACATACCAAATGAAAGCAACAAAAGCACCGAAAAAGAGATCAAAAGgtcataataataaacaaaaattatacaAAGAAAAGAAAGATTCAAAGAAATGTAAACTCAACAACTCAGTTTCATTCAAAGATGAATGTGATGATGATAAGAAGCAACGAAAGATGCAAAAAGAATTTGACTGTTATCCAGGAGATATTGAAGAGACTATTGATTCTGATCAGTTAGACCCTACAAATTTGCAGtctgtagtttttgatgaagtcagTCTCAGAAAAATATCCAAACGTCTGTCAAACATGACATCAGATGACAAGAGTAAAGCAACCAAGGAATTAGATAATGAGGATTCCTCTGATTCACAAGAAATTTTAAATCAACAATCAAAACTGAAGTCAAATTGTACAAGTATgccaatagatataaacatagGTGTAGAACCAGCTGGCTCATTAGATTCACAATCACCTGTGCATATCCAATTGAAAGACTCccgcagaaagaaaaaaaaggaggTAAGTCCAAGTAAAATGTGAATGAGTCTCTTCTGAAAAAATACCCAACTTTATGACCATATTATTATTTGAAAAGAAACCCTTTCTAAACAAATGATTTAAGTGCTCTAATGAATTTCACTAAATTTTCAGTAGTATGTTTTGTTCAAGTGATTATAAATTTAAGATAGGAATAATAGTTTTGGAACTGAGACACTTAGAATGTTGctacactattttttttattaaccccccccccccccccccctcctgatgaaaaaacaaagaaaatgtttAGTTCAGTCTGTTCTTAAATTACATTGATTCAATTACTTGATGTAGAAGTAATATACATTTATGTTGACCAAACATATGAATACATATATTTCAGTATTGGTTTTAACAAAACATTTATCACCACATGATGCTGAAGGTtgcaaatacaaatttaaaacaaatttcagaTTAAAAGTTGTAACAAAAAGTACATAGTAAtgcaatttgatttaaataaaaagttttacCCATGTTCGTCTAAACGTCCCAAAGTTGGTGTCTGTTCTTTAACTTCAGTTTTCcacaactaaatgttatgaaacttatacatataagggcgtttttcaataaaaacgtactttcttgtcccagccCCTTTAAAAAacatgtgtttgatctttgcaagtaattttttgtgcagtcagtacattaaATAAGTTAttacatttttaagcaaagaaacagtttagtttttagagggattgataagatattgattcctgaatggtccaaaacaaccaaaatggcatgtccctagaccgcctgttcaacattcatactctcaaatatcgtaaaaaaatgtagaaataaatattaattttacttaatgtaagttctttaataattcaaaagtaggTTTAGAgctaacatattttaataaacagcttttaacataggattttttattttagaaggtgtgtccctaacacaatgtccactacgaaacgaagtcattaaaacttgcttataaacagttttataaaatcaatgtaattttttgtttgcaagagatataaacattagggtcttacaaaagaagtgatgcttttatatcggcaattaaactgttggtaagaaaaattgagcacatcaaatggaccatgGTGATGccatatttttgtaaatgtccactacgaaacgggtcaaatctccttcagtaactggttgtaaaattatgaaaaaaatatcagtgtacagttTAGTAacgctttgatgaatacagtcagtcttgttactattgcaatatttgggttgtgagaaaaaaataaaacatgtgaatacgtcccctacgaaacggtcccctacgaaacaagtttgggagaaaaacattttgtagtggacactaccactaccatgcagtcttttttactctttttttcaattatattcgtgcaaagcaaataacaaaggttagtttcatgtaagttttattatgtttttattaacataaaatagggttgatgtcaactacgaaacgcatcaaaatgtccactacgtaacatgagttgtaccttcatatgtgaagtactgtctaatctttatcgataaaaaatggttctattcagaaaaaaatgagatttttctagtatataaggtaaacaaactggaatgtctataggaaacatttaaaattgcaaaaatatgtgtgtttagaagcagtttcgtaggggacaaaagtcccctacgaaacagtacacaaattatgaaaataatatcattttatagAGTATTTAAGAtttcactttttgtttacaaacgggtctataatagaggtattcaaaataactcttgaaaataaattttagactagttgattttccattttttttaggtctgaaaggaacgcttttattgaaaaacgcccataaatgcttattaccacaaaacacacaTCTAggttgaattttggtggcatcactttaaccgttctagagtaatgcccctttacaaaattattgaatttttatacgctcgtctgtattatggtataccgttgtccgtccgtccgtccgtcgtccacacttcggacaataactcaaaaacacttctgccaatttccatgaaacttaagcgaattgtttatatctattgacgtaagctccatttcgtttttttttaaatttcagattttaagttttggatttatggggctttattcataaaaaaggggggattttcaacacttcggacaataactaaaaaggctttcaccaatgtccatgaaactttagtgaattgtttatatctattgatgtaagctccctttcaatttttataaatttcagattttaagttttggatttatggggctttattcataaaaaaggggggattttcaacacttcggacaataactcaaaaaggctttcaccaatgtccatgaagttttggtgaattgtttatatctattgatgtaagctccctttcaatttttataaatttcagattttaagttttggatttatggggctttattcataaaaaaagggggattttcaacactttggacaataactcaaaaaggctttcaccaatgtccatgaaactttggtgaattgtttatatctattgatgtaagctccctttcaatttttataaatttcagattttacatttccgtgttatgaatttttatgcttaaaaaaggtgGGATTTTCCaatttgggacaataactaacactttcacaaaattttatgcaactttgataaattgtttatatctattgacataagctccctttccattttaataaattttagattttacgttttcttaagtaatgaatttttatacttaaaaaagggggattttatgacactttggtgaatatattaatgtaacatcccttttgatttgtatatatatttctagttgaaaGCATAAAAGATaagttaaaagagcaacaggcgtatcatgcgctaaagcgcagccctttattgttTCTAATCTCTAACTTTAGGTTGCTTCAACCAAATATaaagaaatttatacacaatgcttattaccaaatACTGCAAATCAAGATCGAAATTGGGTGGACACTTTTACTGTttttgagttatgcccctttttaaatataaaaattgctgaatttttcgatTCTGCTTTTTAACctaagtttgcctcaacaaatgttatgaaactaatgtgcaatgcttattaccacaaaaaaacaGATTAATAAGATTGAATTTTGGTGGTCACATTTACTGTTCTTGAGTAATGCCTTTTATGAAcataaaaattgctgaattttttgttttggttCCCTTACTCTAGTTTGCCTCGACCAAATCTTATGAAAGTccaacttatacacaatacttattaggcagttaagctgccttatgcgagcaccctggatttgtgtgctacccaataaatgctgaaatacgtgccattgttatcatctagctggctactatattatttataaattattggacagttttttcatacttttcattcttgattacaaaaaaatatgaccagaaaaaccttaaatgatcgtcgattttcccaaaagttttgaagttgcacataggaagtagagcacattaggaatccttatgtagttaATTCACCCCTGaacttttggctaagatgtcaaagaacaaatgtatgagaTATTTAATCGCctaaaatctctaaagacaagtagttaagatttcccaaattgtaaaagtcgtaggaatattgtttgttgtccatacgtagtcaactacgtcagtagtctattaatataagttcaactgatcacgctgttggcggcaattttgaattagaagacgaaattttcgtatcttttcaatttggaggcagggttTCAAGTTAGCGGTGGTCCGAGATgtgcgaccttccacttttgcagtcggactttctacTTGGTTACTACCTACGGCCGACATGCCCGACggaccttgaaagaaaataaaaaaataactttgcaaacatttttaccaaagtttcctattaataaacgatctcaaacttattttcatcattactattcatgacagcgatgttcaatttgttcaaccgctagctttatacagaaaatcgccgacaaataatgtgtaaatccgagtaaaatcgtatctcactatctgtcaaaaacaacattgaaaacaaaatggctgccgcgAGAAGACAATTTACAATATCGGAtacgattccggaagcggataagggtaatcccGGGTTTTGGAtaccaattaaaaaaatccagacaggtgacaaaatacatctatgcatggtaaataaatataaacactagaattgaaaaccaaaagatatatgtaaaagaaagaaaaagcagaaaatattttgtacaccaattttaatgtgaaaatacatgtacaacgTGACAGTtgggaacagtttatctaacaatatatgtgttcctggtaacagtataaattttctttatcagtgataaatgttggtaatgcatgttagatgcttttcaagttaaacatattactgcaatttcaagggTATTTTgttcttctcaattttgataggtcagttaaaatagctggaagtttcttatataaaaaaaaagatgtggtatgattgccaatgagactctatccacaagagaccaaaatgacacagacattaacaacaataggtcattgtacacccttcaacaatgagcaaagcccataacacatagtcagctataaaaggccctgataagacaatgtaaaacaattcaaacgagaaaactaacggccctatttatataaaaaatttataaaaaaaacaaatatgtaacacaaaaagcaaacgacaaccactgaattacaggctcctgacttgggacaggcacaaatagtgcaactatattatatgatacctgaatgaAAGCAAATCATTTGATATATAGGTGGAGTCCATTGGGCCACTCTACCTCCTCCTGCTTGATAACTTTGAAATGGATGAGATCCCCAGCCCTCAACCAAATACATTCATGTATGAGACtaaataactaatcaaatgaaatataggggaagtccttAGGGTCACCCCACCCACTCATAttttagaacttggaaacagtcgacaatatatatataatcaaatgaaatataggggaatccctgggggtcaccccatccctcctgtttgagaacttggtaacggtcgagatccccacccataaaccatatatattcatgtatgggacaatataaaaagtcaaatgaaaaataggggtagtccctaAGGTCAcccacaccctcttgtgtgtgttttgagaacttgtaaaagattaAGATACCAATGcataaaccatattcattcctgcttgtcatttcaaaaaagattaaatgacatacaaggtcaatctcataggcgacacatatgcatatcactttgctagaccctaacacctgtcattttattccaaaacaTAGACATAATGGACTTAGGGtgaaggtgggagtcatttacatttactatggacaggtcagtcagacctcaccattgatccctgtagtagtaaacatttgtctgatttgtgtctcataacttttgtactgtacaacacaaactcagttttctttccagggaagcaagtccattcatacttttacaagctcgtactaaagtcaacttgaactactaacagtcaactaatacgaacaattGCGATCAACTAaaagaactgcaatcattgcaaatTTGTACAACTGCTGACTCATGAAAGACTCTTGACCAACGTGGTCATGTGtgttgctattgaaaaccttgataaaatataaattatttgccttaatgattaattcattaaatgaacataaatgtacaattatatataaatgtttaatgtttgttcttttaaatctttaaaaaatgttgaagcaacattgccacagttttcataattatgtttgccttggtttttggttaactgcctacagtgcttacagcgctttgattaccACAAAAATAAGACCAAGTACAAATTGTGGTAGCAACACTTTTAATGTCccttataactttatatgatatgcgaGTGAGGGCATTATTTGTGTCCCATTGACACATttccatttgtttttttctatttcagagTAGAAAAAAGAAAGTAGAAGTTTGTTCTGATGAAGAAATTGACAAGTTAgtgtttttatatgaccgcaaaaacaATTTGcagttgtatattggtatcatgttagCATCatctgaagacatttggtttcctgacaataactttaatatttaagttaatagaaatctttcaaatttaaacatgCGGTTTCAAACTataaaggaaggtttggattgattttgggggttatggtcccaacagtttaggccagggttttttaatttgttggtttacagatTTTCACCATGAAAAAGTCAGGTTGGT
This sequence is a window from Mytilus edulis chromosome 1, xbMytEdul2.2, whole genome shotgun sequence. Protein-coding genes within it:
- the LOC139501968 gene encoding repetitive organellar protein-like → MLKEIVDLKNWVDSDDVICSDLNTKTAVCKAVSLHILEGPFQHEDLQDLLLILQVIGRAGVAFTEFIISEEFLQMVQEAVQYLKQECKTEKSDEMYVLMEQFFDAINILSESSAEAKASLVQTFCQLYLDSLLQNEAADFRHRLEILRSLNVLLEDAPCSVKEALLSSQFIKPSLKKLSTLLNEIGDYEFQVCISECLFRIIPKKMRDQTISIVFKNQARRKDFLAIRDNEFETDCRIFLNKLNASLKKSNRVFSVPCNKAWLGDKELHKPDDPNYETFWVDFNAGSERLTVFCGSYNSSEISSEDMWETLTVWKDDVQSFNVKKIKEVKVVNILFSKMVSDIYPSQQDVSGRSVRLQFDADCHVENALESTFGSDRTIQKVSSASTPLVINKDENSQELQDEEIPCTPVSSVYRRKVSVPDVSMPVLLSPACSISSKISEPVSAIRINFSKTPSANTSKSKAEKVFQTPTVPANKPKQRVKTPVVTVTPPSKSKKKTSTVPTAEVDEKRMNVGLKDDKTQASNNRKASLPELPIQSSNVDVESIPDSCPVEDGKSVSLETSQDVDARIGMSVQSVEEKDDEKYPLSSNEVVDIHTTHDEEPSINSDEHINKKNTKKETQKELKQGFNLSVSKPEKTGKSITPKTSNSKEEYCNLLSQEYDTINQVINNEELHIDDTDDFQVLESFHEAQKRSTKNKTKNSVLQKEESRKILTNNDKEKMLKLEQCEKKLSNIETNISIGQDKQSKINGKCRAAENQTKLEMTDNNYDTKKGKHKSTKNAVTKENGYNLVSPKPVIINIDIDDAERNFDFNDDIQVQESFPEPNKKSTKNKGKCQKKQKNSIEYKLLKDKHEQRDESDCDFYSNSGKENIDVNVIEIVTSKTKGTKKGGKEPKISSKLNKKTRKVESKDGLSEAFEHATNSFVSVDLEDCLEKKNNKHYEERIESKIGEKASSNKKRIKGLIGKEPELNKDLETSSSKLRHDKSSDDLTCVTFKDNSFPENSVTAEQLHSSWNEELSFNAPDIKKQAKNKKEETFNLPEMQEFDDDDDMEHIEIHDSSTAVKNNISKKFEEYDEYELVIEDDNKFPKQVEFVMPEKYKVVCNSNKKCKQIEKVESPDFEFSDQDDEVPHIVNKIEQDKPKLTSVNKTGKEPKGSKIRKKSGKDSHDSSDIGTKDTMKKEKYKQKKKGIQKEKLNRKKNIDPKIMVEDEESDNDVKANSSYKFTCKKLPKFTAFEDSGINVDDETLEVTIPDSLTEGLPSNNEVETKCVKDKVKKRSKGKPINNEEFDFNICKGEELNVENSDDDEKHKTEKRPTVSKLYVAEELHEDVEKDDSPVPSHLLIETTMEETKVQETVNNKNVPISDKARSDRMSKIGKYSLRKRNKEKLKEAYKISDSEEEISSTQSSNSNRVNEQLQLTPDNITNYTPTPDEITNYTPSPDDITSYTPNNKDKHTTFEILENKDKTVSLFDQPKQYGPNKRKSDCAITQKRKFFHSNSLSQTKNSRHYTTTTVQKIDSSSCFGFESPRDDHRTDKSQNSKRSLLLLMSYSQSDTLLPCEKGDAGSDPYDFEAECNRQKGLKSSKVLQKKGTVKSKQQMSIKKVKDDNSKKLKERSRNLLEHVEQTPLTLFNDDSMIEKTTKKNIHDKSNHVYNGEGLSPDFPLFNDEIDTYQMKATKAPKKRSKGHNNKQKLYKEKKDSKKCKLNNSVSFKDECDDDKKQRKMQKEFDCYPGDIEETIDSDQLDPTNLQSVVFDEVSLRKISKRLSNMTSDDKSKATKELDNEDSSDSQEILNQQSKLKSNCTSMPIDINIGVEPAGSLDSQSPVHIQLKDSRRKKKKESRKKKVEVCSDEEIDNAVLTSGPTKETNSILENFSSICKKIVESNKDQEEEEEDNCYNSKEAEVLKKSNLATKIGKETPYVLTRKSQKTPTTPGNIRKLYRSLDISVIQTPKTPASVYSDMDQIPLDLSGIFSSQKSFLMDSGDEKEEELKINKEVNKKGRTKKKDKKNENEKHEVTYSPSSAISKILSRSLASFDLNEKEALDTADENPTLSLEDSQEFQIEEINRNKKKILKSGGLISGPSTTIRPSKSSLKRKYSAIMTSDLESSQDDDDLDKAYIPRKLFREQKYMVEEQMYSSDMVSDRSSEILLDVDPTTEVSTLLKAFGIDVQRHIGEKRHHLDSLTKSVLKSTQKQMNTVWTMQQRKRSSILNKYQGNMLKELMALEKDVSVLKEAEDNALTLFKQQMKHLHQFRTEQEKRLSNLCEAQQDLEEEMKEVENQSTHQHVMVKSKLREDLSSLQKKLLLESQKEELYHMKRNLQTIFC